From one Trifolium pratense cultivar HEN17-A07 linkage group LG1, ARS_RC_1.1, whole genome shotgun sequence genomic stretch:
- the LOC123905752 gene encoding serine/arginine-rich splicing factor RSZ22A-like, protein MSRVYVGNLDSRVTERDLEDEFRIYGVIRSVWVARRPPGYAFIDFDDRRDAQDAIRELDGKNGWRVELSHNSRNGGSGGGGGGGRGRGGGGGGSDLKCYECGEPGHFARECRNRGSGGGRRRSRSPPRFRRSPSYGRRSYSPRGRSPRRRSVSPRGRSYSRSPPPYRGREEVPYANGNGIRDRRRSRS, encoded by the exons ATGTCTCGTGTGTATGTGGGTAATCTGGATTCGAGAGTTACCGAGAGGGACCTTGAAGATGAATTCCGTATTTACGGTGTCATTCGAAG TGTTTGGGTTGCTCGCAGACCACCTGGCTATGCTTTTATTGACTTCGATGACCGCAGAGATGCGCAGGATGCTATTCGCGAATTAGATG GTAAGAATGGCTGGAGGGTAGAGCTCTCTCACAATTCTAGAAACGGTGGTAGCGGTGGAGGAGGAGGCGGCGGTCGTGGTCgcggaggtggtggtggtggttctgATTTGAAGTGTTATGAGTGTGGTGAACCTGGCCACTTTGCTCGTGAATGTCGCAATCGTGGTAGTGGTGGAGGAAGACGCCGTAGCCGTAGTCCACCTAGATTTCGCAGGAGTCCAAGTTATGGGCGAAG GAGTTACAGTCCTCGTGGGCGGTCACCTAGGCGCCGCAGTGTGTCTCCTCGTGGACGCAGCTACAGCAGATCACCACCTCCTTACCGTGGGCGCGAGGAAGTGCCATATGCTAATGG AAATGGCATTAGGGATCGCCGCAGAAGCAGAAGTTGA
- the LOC123893612 gene encoding putative protein FAR1-RELATED SEQUENCE 10 encodes MNSNKRSSKMDFKEILDIFEVAHVSQIGGEGSEALGSSSFSENAEYSSDQDVEDTDNPCYGNNFDAETAVDCTDDLEKINMKETSSDQLMRYHFPDRRVAFMFYNCYGRFHGFAGRKSRVVKNTNGEVVQQTFVCHREGIRNANNALSRKREQKPTSRCRCPAKLQVHLDLGSERWYIKLFDDIHNHSFLDEKYEGMLPAHRKMSDYDKYQMKTMRKAGIPTSGIYGFFAR; translated from the exons ATGAACAGTAACAAAAG GAGCAGCAAAATGGATTTTAAGGAAATTCTGGATATTTTTGAAGTTGCACATGTAAGTCAGATCGGTGGAGAAGGTTCAGAG GCTTTGGGTAGTAGTTCTTTTTCGGAGAATGCTGAATATTCCTCAGACCAAGATGTGGAAGACACTGACAATCCGTGCTACGGAAACAACTTTGATGCTGAAACAGCTGTAGATTGTACGGATGacttagagaaaataaatatgaaGGAAACCAGTTCGGATCAACTTATGAGGTACCATTTTCCTGATCGTAGAGTTGCATTTATGTTTTACAATTGCTATGGTCGTTTCCATGGATTTGCCGGTAGAAAAAGTCGAGTTGTTAAGAATACTAATGGCGAAGTTGTTCAACAAACCTTTGTTTGCCATAGAGAAGGTATTAGGAATGCAAATAATGCTTTGTCTCGTAAGCGAGAGCAAAAACCTACTAGTAGGTGTCGTTGTCCAGCAAAACTTCAAGTGCATTTGGACTTGGGTAGTGAACGTTGGTACATAAAGTTGTTTGATGATATTCATAATCATTCGTTCTTGGATGAGAAGTACGAGGGTATGCTACCAGCACACAGGAAGATGAGCGATTACGACAAATACCAAATGAAAACAATGAGGAAAGCTGGCATTCCAACATCAGGTATTTATGGGTTTTTTGCTcgctag